One Actinomadura viridis genomic region harbors:
- the chvE gene encoding multiple monosaccharide ABC transporter substrate-binding protein encodes MRLGRLTAAVSVLALAAATAACGSAEKTIDKEARSGDTKGALIGVTMPTRSSERWIHDGQNVKAALEKLGYKVDLQYAEDDIPTQASQIENQITKGARLLIVASIDGTTLTSQLQQAGDKKIPVIAYDRLLLRTPNVDYYATFDNYKVGVQQATSLLIGLKLKNADGSEGTAKGPFNIELFAGSPDDNNATFFYNGAMSVLKPYIDRGALVVKSGQTDFKPIAILRWQPSTAQKRMEDLLTNTYRDGAKVHGVLSPFDGLSIGILSALKSSGYGTPGQPYPVVTGQDAEVASVKSILAGEQYSTIFKDTRKLAAESVKMADTLLKGGKPAVNNTTDYNNGVKVVPSQLLQSVIVEKSNVKPALIDSGYYTQAQLG; translated from the coding sequence ATGAGACTCGGGCGCCTCACCGCCGCGGTATCCGTCCTCGCCCTCGCCGCCGCGACGGCCGCGTGCGGTTCCGCCGAGAAGACGATCGACAAGGAGGCCAGGTCCGGCGACACCAAGGGCGCGCTGATCGGCGTCACCATGCCGACCAGGTCCTCCGAGCGCTGGATCCACGACGGCCAGAACGTCAAGGCGGCGCTGGAGAAGCTCGGCTACAAGGTGGACCTGCAGTACGCCGAGGACGACATCCCGACCCAGGCCAGCCAGATCGAGAACCAGATCACCAAGGGCGCCCGGCTGCTGATCGTCGCCTCGATCGACGGGACCACCCTGACCAGCCAGCTCCAGCAGGCCGGGGACAAGAAGATCCCGGTGATCGCCTACGACCGGCTGCTCCTGCGGACGCCCAACGTCGACTACTACGCCACCTTCGACAACTACAAGGTGGGCGTGCAGCAGGCCACCTCATTGCTGATCGGGCTGAAGCTGAAGAACGCCGACGGCTCCGAGGGCACGGCCAAGGGGCCGTTCAACATCGAGCTGTTCGCGGGCTCGCCCGACGACAACAACGCCACGTTCTTCTACAACGGCGCGATGTCGGTGCTCAAGCCGTACATCGACCGGGGCGCCCTGGTCGTCAAGAGCGGCCAGACCGACTTCAAGCCCATCGCCATCCTGCGCTGGCAGCCCTCCACGGCGCAGAAGCGGATGGAGGACCTGCTCACCAACACCTACCGGGACGGCGCCAAGGTGCACGGCGTGCTGTCGCCGTTCGACGGGCTGTCGATCGGCATCCTCTCGGCGCTCAAGAGCAGCGGGTACGGCACCCCCGGCCAGCCGTACCCGGTGGTGACCGGCCAGGACGCCGAGGTCGCCTCCGTCAAGTCGATCCTGGCCGGCGAGCAGTACTCCACCATCTTCAAGGACACCCGGAAGCTGGCCGCCGAGTCGGTGAAGATGGCCGACACCCTGCTCAAGGGCGGCAAGCCGGCCGTCAACAACACCACCGACTACAACAACGGGGTCAAGGTCGTCCCCTCCCAGCTGCTCCAGTCGGTCATCGTCGAGAAGTCCAACGTCAAGCCGGCGCTGATCGACAGCGGCTACTACACCCAGGCGCAGCTGGGCTGA
- a CDS encoding M23 family metallopeptidase translates to MALTFGLLFQGNETLPLAGIAVIVLGLVLSFAPIRGPGREPVVLRSPVHGRWVPVNSPADKVPSHGTHELGQTYAIDLVHVPDPAVEWTALRRRPIAARPETFPAFGQPIMAPADGVVVRVGGRQRDHWSRNSWPALVYLLIEGMLFRQLLSFLTLSAGRFILGNHVVLDLGDGVYAVFAHLRRGSPRVAKGQRVRAGDVLGEVGNSGNSSEPHLHFHLMDARSDLVAAGVPFAFAYESDGEVRTGVPGGGRPFVAGPEAGAGAPDGASHDASTGSSTGSSTGSSTGAADVAGGRPAR, encoded by the coding sequence ATGGCGTTGACGTTCGGCCTGCTCTTCCAGGGGAACGAGACGCTCCCACTGGCGGGGATCGCCGTCATCGTGCTCGGACTGGTGCTCTCGTTCGCCCCCATCCGGGGCCCGGGGCGCGAGCCGGTCGTCCTGCGCAGCCCCGTGCACGGCCGCTGGGTGCCGGTCAACAGCCCCGCCGACAAGGTCCCCAGCCACGGCACCCACGAGCTGGGACAGACCTACGCGATCGACCTGGTCCACGTACCCGACCCGGCGGTGGAGTGGACGGCGCTGCGGCGCCGCCCGATCGCGGCCCGCCCCGAGACCTTCCCGGCGTTCGGGCAGCCGATCATGGCACCCGCCGACGGCGTGGTGGTCCGGGTCGGCGGGCGGCAGCGCGACCACTGGAGCCGCAACTCCTGGCCCGCCCTGGTCTACCTGCTGATCGAGGGCATGCTGTTCCGGCAGCTGCTGTCCTTCCTGACCCTGTCGGCCGGCCGGTTCATCCTGGGCAACCACGTGGTCCTGGACCTCGGCGACGGCGTGTACGCGGTGTTCGCCCACCTGCGGCGCGGCTCGCCGCGCGTCGCGAAGGGACAGCGGGTCCGGGCCGGCGACGTCCTGGGCGAGGTGGGCAACTCGGGCAACAGTTCCGAGCCGCACCTGCACTTCCACCTGATGGACGCCCGGAGCGACCTCGTCGCCGCAGGGGTCCCGTTCGCCTTCGCCTACGAGAGCGACGGCGAGGTCCGCACCGGCGTGCCGGGCGGGGGCCGTCCCTTCGTCGCCGGACCGGAGGCGGGCGCCGGCGCACCGGACGGTGCCTCACACGATGCCTCAACCGGTTCCTCAACCGGTTCCTCAACCGGTTCCTCAACCGGTGCCGCGGACGTCGCGGGGGGCCGCCCCGCCCGCTGA
- the bla gene encoding class A beta-lactamase, with amino-acid sequence MQTLPSSTRRRTRWGLALLTAVTLAGGTACGAGAAPATRAAAPAGGSAAVTVTPAGQAEVRERLRALEVSYQGRIGVFALDTGNGRTISYRDRETFPLLSTFKAIAAAAALDKARRSDPGLMERRVHWTAEEEVTHSPRTGGRGEAGMTVAELCEAAITYSDNTAGNMVLKQIGGPAGLTRYFRSLGDPLSRLDRWETDLNIWRPGERRDTTNPAALGRDLHRLTVGDALAAPDRDRLNGWLKANTTGDTRIRAGLPKDWTVGDKTGTGPTYAAANDVAIAWPPSGAPLIISIYTNRKAPEGANDNSVIARTATIVARGLGKIG; translated from the coding sequence ATGCAGACCCTCCCTTCCTCCACCCGGCGGCGGACCCGCTGGGGCCTCGCCCTGCTGACGGCGGTCACCCTCGCCGGAGGGACGGCCTGCGGCGCGGGGGCCGCCCCGGCCACCCGCGCCGCCGCACCCGCCGGCGGTTCCGCCGCCGTCACCGTGACCCCGGCGGGCCAGGCCGAGGTCCGTGAACGGCTGCGCGCGCTGGAGGTGTCCTACCAGGGCCGGATCGGCGTGTTCGCGCTCGACACCGGCAACGGGCGGACGATCTCCTACCGGGACCGCGAGACCTTCCCGCTGCTGTCCACGTTCAAGGCGATCGCGGCCGCGGCCGCGCTCGACAAGGCGCGGCGCTCCGACCCCGGCCTGATGGAACGCCGCGTGCACTGGACGGCCGAGGAGGAGGTCACGCACTCCCCGCGGACCGGGGGCCGCGGCGAGGCCGGCATGACCGTCGCCGAGCTGTGCGAGGCGGCCATCACCTACAGCGACAACACGGCCGGGAACATGGTGCTGAAGCAGATCGGCGGCCCGGCCGGGCTGACCCGCTACTTCCGCTCGCTCGGCGACCCGCTCTCCAGGCTGGACCGCTGGGAGACCGACCTGAACATCTGGCGCCCCGGAGAGCGCCGCGACACCACGAACCCGGCCGCCCTCGGCCGCGACCTGCACCGGCTGACGGTCGGGGACGCGCTCGCCGCGCCGGACCGGGACCGGCTCAACGGGTGGCTGAAGGCCAACACGACCGGCGACACGCGGATCCGCGCGGGCCTTCCCAAGGACTGGACCGTCGGCGACAAGACCGGGACGGGCCCCACCTACGCCGCCGCCAACGACGTGGCGATCGCCTGGCCTCCGTCCGGGGCCCCGCTGATCATCTCGATCTACACCAACCGCAAGGCCCCGGAGGGGGCGAACGACAACAGCGTCATCGCCCGCACCGCGACCATCGTGGCCCGCGGCCTGGGCAAGATCGGCTAG
- a CDS encoding ArsR/SmtB family transcription factor codes for MTTDADDDLAGRVARLEERVARLEGAAPPASSSLTSPSPASPAGAAEDHQVAGPDAFWALEALKERADDAGAVLFTGTVTLPSGEHYEWQQGHPAADLLADDWSQAADALTALAHPVRLLLLREILHGARTTAELAAHERLGTTGQLYHHLRQLVAAGWLRTTARGQYAVPGERVVPILTMLAAARR; via the coding sequence ATGACGACCGACGCGGACGACGACCTGGCCGGGCGGGTCGCACGGCTGGAGGAGCGCGTGGCGCGGCTGGAGGGCGCCGCACCGCCGGCCTCCTCGTCCCTCACCTCCCCGTCCCCCGCCTCCCCGGCCGGCGCGGCCGAGGACCACCAGGTGGCCGGCCCCGACGCGTTCTGGGCCCTGGAGGCCCTGAAGGAACGCGCGGACGACGCCGGGGCGGTGCTGTTCACCGGCACCGTCACGCTGCCCTCCGGCGAGCACTACGAGTGGCAGCAGGGCCATCCGGCGGCGGACCTGCTCGCCGACGACTGGTCGCAGGCCGCCGACGCCCTCACCGCGCTCGCGCATCCGGTCCGGCTGCTGCTGCTCAGGGAGATCCTGCACGGCGCCCGCACCACCGCCGAGCTGGCCGCGCACGAACGCCTCGGCACGACGGGGCAGCTCTACCACCATCTGCGCCAGCTGGTGGCGGCCGGCTGGCTGCGCACCACCGCGCGCGGCCAGTACGCCGTGCCGGGCGAACGGGTGGTGCCCATCCTCACCATGCTCGCGGCGGCCCGCCGCTGA
- a CDS encoding LacI family DNA-binding transcriptional regulator, which translates to MEDVALLAGVSAMTVSRVLNSPEKVRPQTRSRVMAAMRELDYRPNSAARVLVTGRSQVLGVVAFDTTLYGPASTLYGIERAARGAEHMVSIASVSSLTRRSIQDAVERLRSQSVDGIVVIAPHESAAEGLRGLPPDFPAVVVGAGGELPVPVAAVDHHAGAVRVTRHLLSLGHATVWHVAGPSDWIDASERVAGWRSALEAEGREVPVPLQGDWSARSGYEQGRLLAADPRVTAVFAANDPMALGLLRALREAGRRVPEEVSVAGFDDVPEAPYFAPPLTSVRQPFGEVGRHAFQLLLERIAGAEGAPRRTVEPELVVRESTAIRPSGP; encoded by the coding sequence ATGGAGGACGTCGCGCTGCTGGCCGGCGTCTCGGCGATGACGGTCTCCCGGGTCCTCAACTCCCCCGAGAAGGTCCGCCCGCAGACCCGCAGCCGGGTCATGGCGGCGATGCGCGAGCTGGACTACCGGCCGAACTCGGCCGCGCGGGTGCTGGTCACCGGCCGTTCCCAGGTCCTGGGCGTGGTCGCCTTCGACACCACGCTGTACGGCCCCGCCTCCACGCTCTACGGGATCGAGCGCGCCGCCCGCGGCGCCGAGCACATGGTCAGCATCGCCAGCGTGAGCTCGCTGACCCGCCGGTCCATCCAGGACGCGGTGGAACGGCTGCGCTCGCAGTCGGTGGACGGGATCGTGGTGATCGCGCCGCACGAGTCGGCGGCCGAGGGGCTGCGCGGGCTGCCGCCGGACTTCCCGGCGGTGGTCGTGGGCGCCGGGGGCGAACTGCCGGTGCCGGTGGCGGCCGTGGATCATCACGCGGGGGCGGTCCGGGTCACCCGGCATCTGCTCAGCCTCGGCCACGCGACCGTCTGGCACGTGGCCGGCCCGAGCGACTGGATCGACGCCAGCGAGCGGGTCGCCGGATGGCGCTCGGCCCTGGAGGCCGAGGGCCGGGAGGTCCCCGTTCCGCTACAGGGCGACTGGAGCGCCCGTTCCGGCTACGAGCAGGGGCGGCTGCTGGCCGCCGACCCGCGGGTGACGGCGGTCTTCGCCGCCAACGACCCGATGGCGCTGGGCCTGCTGCGCGCGCTGCGCGAGGCCGGACGGCGCGTCCCCGAGGAGGTGAGCGTGGCCGGTTTCGACGACGTACCGGAGGCCCCGTACTTCGCGCCCCCGCTGACCAGCGTCCGCCAGCCGTTCGGCGAGGTGGGACGGCACGCCTTCCAGCTCCTCCTGGAGCGCATCGCCGGTGCCGAGGGCGCTCCGCGCCGCACCGTCGAGCCCGAACTCGTCGTACGCGAGAGCACGGCGATCCGCCCGTCCGGCCCCTGA
- a CDS encoding sugar ABC transporter ATP-binding protein, translating to MTDAILRMRGITKTFPGVNALADVDLTVRRGEIHAICGENGAGKSTLMKVLSGVYPHGSYEGEIHFGGEPCRFTGIHDSERHGIVIIHQELALCPQLSIAENIFLGNERAGRGGGADASGRARHGRGRGGLGRLLPGLRLVDWNRTNHEAARLLERVGLPENPVTPIADLGVGKQQLVEIAKALSKRVRLLILDEPTAALNDEDSAHLLDLVRGLRDEGITSLIISHKLNEVLAIADSVSILRDGRMIETLDPSAGTVTEDRIIAGMVGRDLEHRFPPHEPRIGEEVLRIEDWTVHSPARHDRAVVSGAALRLRRGEIVGLAGLMGAGRTELAMSVFGRSYGTGISGRLYKDGKPIEARSVREAIRHGIAYATEDRKRYGLNLIEDVKRNVSAAGLDRLARRGWVNGHEEYRVAEEYRTGLNVKAPSVLSETGKLSGGNQQKVVLAKWIFTDPDVLILDEPTRGIDVGAKYEIYSIINRLADEGKAILLISSELPELLGMCDRIYTMAAGRITAEVPRAEATQERLMSHMTKEQEQVG from the coding sequence ATGACCGACGCGATACTGCGGATGCGCGGCATCACCAAGACCTTCCCCGGCGTCAACGCGCTGGCGGACGTGGACCTCACCGTGCGCCGGGGCGAGATCCACGCGATCTGCGGAGAGAACGGCGCGGGCAAGTCGACGCTGATGAAGGTGCTCTCGGGGGTGTACCCGCACGGCTCCTACGAGGGAGAGATCCACTTCGGCGGCGAGCCGTGCCGGTTCACCGGCATCCACGACAGCGAGCGGCACGGCATCGTCATCATCCACCAGGAGCTGGCGCTGTGCCCGCAGCTGTCGATCGCCGAGAACATCTTCCTCGGCAACGAGCGCGCGGGGCGCGGCGGCGGGGCGGACGCGTCCGGGCGGGCGCGGCACGGCCGCGGCCGCGGCGGCCTCGGCCGCCTCCTGCCGGGGCTCCGGCTGGTCGACTGGAACCGCACCAACCACGAGGCCGCCCGCCTGCTGGAGCGGGTCGGGCTGCCGGAGAACCCGGTGACCCCGATCGCCGACCTGGGCGTCGGCAAGCAGCAGCTGGTCGAGATCGCCAAGGCGCTGTCCAAGCGGGTGCGGCTGCTGATCCTGGACGAGCCGACCGCCGCGCTCAACGACGAGGACTCCGCGCACCTGCTCGACCTGGTACGCGGGCTGCGCGACGAGGGCATCACCTCGCTGATCATCTCGCACAAGCTCAACGAGGTGCTGGCCATCGCCGACTCGGTCTCCATCCTGCGCGACGGGCGGATGATCGAGACGCTGGACCCGTCCGCCGGCACGGTCACCGAGGACCGGATCATCGCCGGGATGGTCGGCCGCGACCTGGAGCACCGCTTCCCGCCGCACGAGCCGCGGATCGGCGAGGAGGTGCTGCGGATCGAGGACTGGACGGTGCACAGCCCGGCCCGGCACGACCGGGCGGTGGTGTCCGGGGCGGCCCTGCGGCTGCGGCGCGGCGAGATCGTCGGGCTGGCCGGCCTGATGGGCGCGGGCCGTACCGAACTGGCCATGAGCGTGTTCGGCCGCTCGTACGGGACCGGGATCTCCGGGCGCCTCTACAAGGACGGGAAGCCGATCGAGGCGCGCTCGGTGCGCGAGGCGATCCGGCACGGCATCGCCTACGCCACCGAGGACCGCAAGCGGTACGGGCTGAACCTGATCGAGGACGTCAAGCGCAACGTCTCGGCCGCGGGCCTGGACCGGCTGGCCCGGCGCGGCTGGGTGAACGGCCACGAGGAGTACCGGGTCGCGGAGGAGTACCGCACCGGGCTGAACGTCAAGGCGCCCAGCGTGCTGAGCGAGACCGGCAAGCTCAGCGGCGGCAACCAGCAGAAGGTCGTGCTGGCCAAGTGGATCTTCACCGATCCGGACGTGCTGATCCTGGACGAACCCACCCGCGGCATCGACGTGGGCGCCAAGTACGAGATCTATTCGATCATCAACCGGCTGGCCGACGAGGGCAAGGCGATCCTGCTCATCTCCTCGGAACTGCCGGAGCTCCTGGGCATGTGCGACCGCATCTACACGATGGCGGCGGGCCGGATCACCGCCGAGGTCCCCCGCGCGGAGGCCACCCAGGAACGTCTCATGTCCCATATGACCAAGGAACAGGAGCAGGTCGGATGA
- a CDS encoding alpha/beta hydrolase, whose translation MAVTPAVEERAGCGRGARAAALLMRWTLRPLIVRLPWSPLLLRLAPFLDAAAVLMVAPRGTRVAGVPGLACRAEWVRAAGVPRDSRRVILYFHGGGFVACGLRTHRRMIARISGAAGMPALSVAYRMQPRVPIATSVRDCVEAYRWLLDQGYEAGDIVVAGDSAGGYFGFMAPLHAMREGLPRPAGIAALSPFTDLDIDVKVAHANAALDPFIPAWRMRDMVRVCFPGAELTDPWLSPVHADLGGLPPTLIQVGSLEVMRVDAESMAERLGAAGVPCTLQIWEGQMHVFQIFADLSREGLAAIQEIGAFARRVTARSGRPRAA comes from the coding sequence ATGGCGGTCACACCGGCGGTCGAGGAACGCGCGGGCTGCGGGCGGGGCGCGCGGGCGGCGGCGCTGCTGATGCGGTGGACCCTCCGGCCGCTCATCGTCCGGCTGCCGTGGAGCCCGCTCCTGTTGCGCCTGGCCCCGTTCCTGGACGCCGCGGCGGTGCTCATGGTGGCGCCGCGCGGCACCCGGGTGGCCGGGGTGCCGGGCCTGGCGTGCCGGGCCGAGTGGGTCCGGGCCGCGGGGGTGCCGCGGGACTCGCGGCGGGTGATCCTCTACTTCCACGGCGGCGGTTTCGTGGCCTGCGGCCTGCGCACGCACCGCCGGATGATCGCCAGGATCTCCGGCGCGGCGGGCATGCCCGCGCTGTCGGTGGCCTACCGCATGCAGCCCCGGGTGCCCATCGCGACCTCCGTCCGCGACTGCGTCGAGGCGTACCGGTGGCTGCTGGACCAGGGGTACGAGGCCGGCGACATCGTGGTCGCCGGGGACTCGGCGGGCGGCTACTTCGGCTTCATGGCCCCGCTGCACGCGATGCGGGAAGGGCTGCCCCGGCCGGCCGGGATCGCCGCGCTGTCACCCTTCACCGACCTGGACATCGACGTGAAGGTCGCCCACGCCAACGCCGCGCTGGACCCGTTCATCCCGGCGTGGCGGATGCGGGACATGGTCCGGGTCTGCTTCCCCGGCGCCGAGCTCACCGACCCGTGGCTCAGCCCGGTGCACGCGGACCTGGGCGGCCTGCCGCCCACGCTCATCCAGGTCGGCTCGCTGGAGGTCATGCGCGTGGACGCCGAGTCGATGGCCGAGCGGCTGGGGGCGGCGGGCGTGCCGTGCACCCTGCAGATCTGGGAAGGGCAGATGCACGTCTTCCAGATCTTCGCCGACCTGTCCAGGGAGGGGCTGGCCGCCATCCAGGAGATCGGGGCCTTCGCCCGCCGCGTCACCGCCCGGAGCGGCCGGCCGCGGGCCGCCTAG
- a CDS encoding TspO/MBR family protein: MTHARTLLGTASMVTAAATAGALGTDPRSRWYAELRKPSWQPPPPVYGIVWTPLYGLIAYAGARAIDRADGAERRALWRAFGVNLALNAAWPPLFFRARSPRGAFAEILALNVSNLLLARRAARADRRAGLLLLPYAGWTAFATLLNGSIVRLDSGPAGRRRAGGHRAARRG; encoded by the coding sequence ATGACGCACGCGAGAACCCTGCTGGGCACGGCGTCGATGGTCACGGCCGCCGCCACCGCCGGAGCCCTGGGCACCGACCCGCGATCACGCTGGTACGCCGAACTCCGCAAGCCGTCCTGGCAGCCGCCGCCACCCGTGTACGGGATCGTCTGGACGCCGCTGTACGGGTTGATCGCCTACGCCGGCGCGCGGGCGATCGACCGGGCGGACGGCGCCGAGCGCCGGGCGCTGTGGCGGGCGTTCGGGGTGAACCTGGCGCTCAACGCCGCCTGGCCTCCGCTGTTCTTCAGGGCGCGCTCCCCGCGGGGCGCCTTCGCCGAGATCCTCGCGCTCAACGTCTCCAACCTGCTGCTGGCCAGGCGGGCCGCGCGGGCCGACCGGCGGGCCGGGCTGCTCCTGCTCCCCTACGCGGGCTGGACCGCCTTCGCCACCCTGCTGAACGGCTCGATCGTCCGGCTCGACTCCGGACCGGCAGGACGCCGCCGCGCGGGAGGCCATCGCGCGGCCCGGCGCGGCTGA
- a CDS encoding mandelate racemase/muconate lactonizing enzyme family protein translates to MRITKIATHVVGTPWRNLTYVTVHTDEGLTGVGEARMLGHTDALIGYLAEAGRRHVAGSDPFDIEDLVHRMKYGDYGRAGEIVMSGIACVEMACWDIVGKALGQPVWRLLGGKVRDRVKAYANGWYTVDRTPEEFHAAALKVVERGYRALKLDPFGAGRMDLDHGETMRSVSLVEAVRDAIGPDRDLLVEMHGRFSPATAVRLAGLLEPYAPGWLEEPCPPENLKALAKVAGHTRLPIATGERIHDRIEFRELLELQAADVIQPDVGHLGGILETRKLAATAETYYVQLAPHNVGGPVLTAATLQLGVCVPNFMILEHFNDFADAAIKSVARGAPEVVDGHFAVPEAPGLGVELDLDAVAAFPRRDADFDLFAEDWHLREGTGRRGGGR, encoded by the coding sequence GTGCGCATCACCAAGATCGCCACACATGTCGTGGGGACGCCCTGGCGCAACCTCACGTACGTCACCGTGCACACCGACGAGGGGCTCACCGGAGTGGGCGAGGCCCGCATGCTGGGCCACACCGACGCCCTGATCGGGTACCTGGCCGAGGCCGGGCGCCGGCACGTGGCCGGCAGCGACCCGTTCGACATCGAGGACCTGGTCCACCGGATGAAGTACGGCGACTACGGCCGGGCCGGGGAGATCGTGATGTCCGGCATCGCCTGCGTCGAGATGGCCTGCTGGGACATCGTCGGCAAGGCGCTCGGCCAGCCGGTGTGGCGGCTGCTGGGCGGGAAGGTGCGGGACCGGGTCAAGGCGTACGCCAACGGCTGGTACACCGTCGACCGCACCCCCGAGGAGTTCCACGCGGCCGCCCTGAAGGTGGTCGAGCGCGGGTACCGGGCGCTCAAGCTGGACCCGTTCGGCGCCGGCCGGATGGACCTCGACCACGGCGAGACGATGCGCTCGGTCTCGCTGGTGGAGGCCGTGCGGGACGCCATCGGACCGGACCGGGACCTGCTGGTGGAGATGCACGGGCGCTTCTCCCCCGCCACCGCGGTCCGGCTGGCCGGGCTGCTGGAACCGTACGCGCCGGGCTGGCTGGAGGAGCCGTGCCCGCCGGAGAACCTCAAGGCCCTGGCCAAGGTGGCCGGGCACACCCGCCTGCCGATCGCGACGGGCGAGCGGATCCACGACCGGATCGAGTTCCGGGAGCTGCTGGAGCTGCAGGCCGCCGACGTCATCCAGCCCGACGTCGGCCATCTGGGCGGGATCTTGGAGACCCGCAAGCTGGCCGCCACCGCCGAGACCTACTACGTGCAACTGGCGCCGCACAACGTGGGCGGCCCCGTGCTGACCGCCGCGACCCTCCAGCTGGGCGTGTGCGTGCCCAACTTCATGATCCTGGAGCACTTCAACGACTTCGCCGACGCCGCGATCAAGAGCGTCGCCCGCGGCGCGCCCGAGGTCGTCGACGGCCACTTCGCCGTGCCCGAGGCTCCGGGCCTGGGCGTGGAGCTCGACCTGGACGCGGTCGCGGCGTTCCCGCGCCGCGACGCCGACTTCGACCTGTTCGCCGAGGACTGGCATCTGCGCGAGGGCACCGGGCGGCGGGGCGGTGGCAGGTGA
- a CDS encoding LysE family translocator — MPVPPELLLPFLAASLLVTVIPGADMALVTRQVLLGGPALARRTVLGNLTGLLVHGAALAAGLSALLVASAAAYTTVKYAGAAYLVWLGVQAIRTAREPAPAGAAPAGPRDAAPAGPGAGGRAGRGAFLQGLVSTVLNPKPALFFLTFLPQFVDPGRGVLPQTLTLTAVHVLVGLVWLTAYAHLVGRARAVLTAPRVKAWLERTTGAVLIALGVRVAFERR; from the coding sequence ATGCCGGTTCCTCCCGAACTCCTGCTGCCGTTCCTGGCGGCCTCGCTGCTGGTGACGGTCATCCCCGGGGCCGACATGGCGCTGGTGACCCGCCAGGTCCTCCTCGGCGGCCCCGCGCTGGCGCGGCGCACCGTCCTCGGCAACCTCACCGGGCTCCTGGTGCACGGCGCCGCCCTCGCCGCCGGGCTGTCGGCCCTGCTCGTGGCGTCGGCGGCGGCCTACACCACGGTCAAGTACGCCGGTGCCGCCTACCTCGTCTGGCTCGGCGTCCAGGCGATCCGGACCGCGCGCGAGCCGGCGCCCGCCGGCGCGGCGCCCGCCGGTCCGCGGGACGCCGCTCCCGCCGGGCCCGGCGCGGGCGGCAGGGCGGGACGCGGCGCGTTCCTTCAGGGGCTCGTCAGCACGGTGCTCAATCCCAAGCCCGCGCTCTTCTTCCTGACCTTCCTGCCGCAGTTCGTCGACCCCGGGCGCGGGGTCCTCCCGCAGACGCTGACGCTCACGGCCGTGCACGTCCTCGTCGGGCTGGTGTGGCTCACGGCCTACGCCCACCTGGTCGGCCGCGCCCGGGCCGTCCTGACCGCCCCGCGCGTCAAGGCGTGGCTGGAACGCACCACCGGCGCCGTGCTCATCGCGCTCGGCGTACGGGTCGCCTTCGAAAGGCGCTGA
- a CDS encoding zinc-dependent alcohol dehydrogenase: MSRSVVVEAPGRFRVARSGPPEPGHGEALVRISAAGLCGSDRELYEGTRPADFASYPVVPGHEWSGTVLAAGPGADPALTGAKVVGEGFHGCQGCAHCRDGAPNLCVRGYDETGFTRPGAFADHLVVPARLLHVLPADADLRAAALLEPAAVIAAAVRHAALRPGETAAVVGAGTLGMLALQFLAAASPSRLVAIDPRAERDGPALAAGATEAYRPGQAPSGGFDVVVETAGGAGTAHAAVALARRGGRVALTGIPADPADAVPTTLLVTRALSVRTVFGAGPADWSYAVRAFGTGVLRPASLITHELPLDDFEKALRLSAAPGAGKVLLRPGLP; this comes from the coding sequence GTGAGCCGGTCGGTGGTGGTGGAGGCGCCGGGCCGCTTCCGGGTGGCCCGGTCCGGCCCGCCCGAGCCGGGTCACGGCGAGGCGCTGGTGCGGATCAGCGCCGCCGGGCTGTGCGGCAGCGACCGCGAGCTGTACGAGGGCACCCGCCCGGCGGACTTCGCCTCGTACCCGGTCGTCCCCGGGCACGAGTGGTCCGGGACGGTCCTGGCGGCCGGCCCGGGCGCCGATCCGGCGCTGACCGGCGCCAAGGTGGTCGGTGAGGGCTTCCACGGCTGCCAGGGCTGCGCGCACTGCCGCGACGGCGCCCCCAACCTCTGCGTCCGCGGGTACGACGAGACCGGGTTCACCCGTCCCGGGGCGTTCGCCGACCACCTGGTGGTGCCGGCCCGGCTGCTGCACGTGCTGCCGGCCGACGCCGACCTGCGGGCGGCGGCGCTGCTGGAGCCCGCCGCGGTGATCGCCGCCGCGGTCCGGCACGCGGCGCTGCGCCCCGGCGAGACGGCCGCGGTGGTCGGCGCCGGGACGCTCGGCATGCTGGCGCTGCAGTTCCTGGCCGCCGCGTCGCCGTCCCGGCTGGTCGCGATCGATCCCCGCGCCGAGCGGGACGGGCCCGCGCTGGCCGCCGGGGCGACGGAGGCGTACCGGCCGGGCCAGGCGCCGTCCGGCGGGTTCGACGTGGTGGTGGAGACCGCGGGCGGCGCCGGCACCGCGCACGCGGCGGTCGCGCTGGCCCGGCGCGGCGGCCGGGTGGCGCTGACCGGCATCCCCGCCGACCCGGCGGACGCGGTGCCCACGACGCTGCTGGTCACCCGCGCGCTGTCGGTGCGCACGGTGTTCGGCGCGGGCCCCGCCGACTGGTCGTACGCGGTGCGCGCGTTCGGCACCGGGGTCCTGCGCCCCGCCTCCCTGATCACCCACGAGCTGCCGCTGGACGACTTCGAGAAGGCGCTCCGGCTCAGCGCCGCCCCCGGCGCGGGCAAGGTGCTGCTCCGCCCCGGCCTGCCCTAA